The following proteins come from a genomic window of Malus domestica chromosome 02, GDT2T_hap1:
- the LOC103450422 gene encoding uncharacterized protein isoform X1, which produces MMPAILQLVNLFVIGLALAFAFALQGSAGLNISPSPEPLSVNPPVETAPPPLTDRRSFTSNVPIPALQPNGSNLHPPPAMPPLLSATLPPNSAPPPPSVEGQVPFMPPKTAPPPLSTEVHVPTAPPNNVPPPSVESQVPSVPPKGAPPPLSIVVPVPSTLPNNAPPPPSVEGHALSVPPTNSPPPPSVEGHVPPTPQVNVPPPLSIEVHVPTAPPNNAPSPPSVEGHLPPMPPKTAPPPPSVGGHVPSLPPPNSPPPASVEGHVPPMPPKIAPPPLSTEVHVPSAPATNAPPPPSVENQVPSLPPKGAPPPLRMEVHVPSTLPNNAPPPPSVEGHVPSVPPTNSPPPPSVEGHVPPKPPINVPPPLSIEVHVPSAPPNNAPPPPSVGGHVPSMPPPNSPPPASDEGHVPPMPPKTAPPPLSTEVHVPLAPATNAPPPPSVESQVPSVPPKDTPPLPSVEGYVPSLPPANSPPSPSVEGRVPPTPPINVPPPLSIEVHVPTTPPNNAPPPPSVEGHVPSMPPTNSPPPASVEGHVPPMPPKTASPPLSTEHVPSEPPNNAPPPPSVESQVPPLRPKDASPPPPSVESQAPSVPPKDAPPLPSVEGHVPSLPPANSPPSPSVEGRVPPTPPIKVPPPLSIEVHVPTAPPNNDPPPPSVEGHVRSMPPTNSPPPPSVEGHVPPMPPKTASPPPSTEHVPSEPPNNAPAPPSVESQVPSLPPKDASPPPPSVESQAPSVPPKDAPPLPSVEGHVPSLPPANSRPPPSVEGHVPPTPPINVPPPLSIEVHAPTAPPNNAPPPPNVEGHVPSMPPTNSPPPASVEGHVPPMPPNNAPPPLSIEVHVPSAPPNNAPPPSVEGHALPMPPNNAPPPLSIEVHVPSAPPNTAPPPPSVEGHVPSMPPTNAHPPPIVEGHVPSMPPTASQTKAPVNKSPISVPVAPVPVETPPGNLPQISPAIHSSTPETSPFAPQRHAPDNKAPIPEPIAPAVPVASPTSNFPQNPPSIHPVTPGESPSTFPDPEVSPASSAPPSINGKRSHFPVLAPPYEAPKPSLPVGHTPAEAPSVRKPVVSSPPPSINWKRGRIPVVAPSYDTPKPSPPMGHTPAKAPAVHKPVRHYKLAPAPSISSPEPPFDKGQHSPASSPSMTFHKNHQAPSYLVSPPTPEQPGPVMPPVSFQTGRQRHYAPPPLNPASSVSPSRLPDAPSVSHFSPAPSPSLKGPTHETKLRPKISPSGAPAKSPKGAPPLPLVQVFPPPPPNQDCSSTICTDPYTNTPPGSPCGCVLPLQVGLRLSVALYTFFPLVSELAQEIAVGVLMQQSQVRIIGANAATQQPDKTVALIDLVPLGQKFDNTTAFLTSQRFWHKEVVINASYFGDYEVLFVRYPGLPPSPPSLDIDAMNAGPYPGNDNNGRTTKPLGVDVHKRKNKNGLSGGIIAIIALSTFVAVALCSAAAWVFLFKPRDHSSQPAAIPRATLPSSGKPSGTAGSMMESRHSSLSLSFGSSSAPYTGSANTFSASDIERATNNYDDSRVLGEGGFGRVYSGVLEDGTKIAVKVLKRDDHHGGREFLAEVEMLSRLHHRNLVKLIGICTEVHSRSLVYELIPNGSVESHLHGIDKVSAPLNWVQRMKIALGAARGLAYLHEDSSPRVIHRDFKTSNILLEDDFTPKVSDFGLARTAMDEENRHISTRVMGTFGYVAPEYAMTGHLLVKSDVYSYGVVLLELLTGRKPVDMSQPPGEENLVAWARPLLTSKEGLEAIIDPNVGSEVPFESIAKVAAIASMCVQPEVSHRPCMGEVVQALKLVCNEFDEAKEFGSKSYSQGDLSIDVADDTNTTSGQLPDTFQNQYSMLTYDSDLETEREASLSNICSTSMSTGRQDTESFRRHSSSGPLGTGRSKQFWERLRRSSGGSVSEHGFMFKLWQGSPH; this is translated from the exons ATGATGCCAGCCATTCTTCAGCTGGTTAATCTCTTTGTCATTGGGTTAGCTttagcttttgcttttgctctcCAAGGATCTGCAg GGTTAAATATATCACCATCACCAGAACCTCTCTCCGTGAATCCTCCCGTTGAAACAGCACCCCCTCCTCTCACTGACAGAAGGTCGTTCACAAGCAATGTACCAATCCCCGCATTACAGCCAAATG GGTCCAATTTGCACCCACCGCCTGCAATGCCCCCTCTTCTGTCCGCCACACTGCCCCCAAATAGTGCTCCTCCACCACCAAGTGTTGAAGGTCAAGTCCCATTTATGCCACCAAAAACTGCTCCTCCACCACTAAGTACTGAAGTTCATGTACCGACTGCGCCGCCAAATAATGTTCCTCCACCAAGTGTTGAAAGTCAAGTACCGTCTGTGCCACCAAAGGGTGCTCCTCCTCCACTAAGTATTGTGGTTCCTGTACCGTCTACGCTGCCAAATAATGCTCCTCCACCACCAAGTGTTGAAGGTCATGCACTATCTGTGCCACCAACAAATTCTCCTCCACCACCAAGTGTTGAAGGTCATGTACCGCCTACGCCACAAGTTAATGTTCCTCCACCACTGAGCATTGAAGTTCATGTACCTACTGCACCACCAAATAATGCTCCTTCACCACCAAGTGTTGAAGGCCATCTACCGCCTATGCCACCAAAAACTGCTCCTCCACCACCAAGTGTTGGAGGTCATGTACCATCTTTGCCACCTCCTAATTCTCCTCCACCAGCAAGTGTTGAAGGCCATGTACCGCCTATGCCACCAAAAATTGCTCCTCCACCACTAAGCACTGAAGTTCATGTACCGTCAGCTCCGGCAACTAATGCTCCTCCACCACCAAGTGTCGAAAATCAAGTACCGTCTCTGCCACCAAAAGGTGCTCCTCCACCACTAAGGATGGAAGTTCATGTACCATCTACGCTACCAAATAATGCTCCTCCACCACCAAGTGTTGAAGGTCATGTACCGTCTGTGCCACCAACTAATTCTCCTCCACCACCAAGTGTTGAAGGTCATGTACCGCCTAAGCCACCAATTAACGTTCCTCCTCCACTAAGCATTGAAGTTCATGTACCTTCTGCACCACCAAATAATGCTCCTCCACCACCAAGTGTTGGAGGTCATGTACCATCTATGCCACCTCCTAATTCTCCTCCACCAGCAAGTGATGAAGGCCATGTACCACCTATGCCACCAAAAACTGCTCCTCCACCACTAAGTACTGAAGTTCATGTACCGTTAGCGCCAGCAACTAATGCTCCTCCACCACCAAGTGTTGAAAGTCAAGTACCGTCGGTGCCACCAAAAGATACTCCTCCACTACCAAGTGTTGAAGGTTATGTACCATCTTTGCCACCAGCTAATTCTCCTCCATCACCAAGTGTTGAAGGTCGTGTACCGCCTACGCCACCAATTAATGTTCCTCCACCACTAAGCATTGAAGTTCATGTACCTACTACACCACCAAATAACGCTCCTCCGCCACCAAGTGTTGAAGGTCATGTACCATCTATGCCACCAACTAATTCTCCTCCACCTGCAAGTGTTGAAGGCCATGTACCGCCTATGCCACCAAAAACTGCTTCTCCACCACTAAGTACTGAACATGTACCGTCAGAGCCACCAAATAATGCTCCTCCACCACCAAGTGTTGAAAGTCAAGTACCGCCTTTGCGACCAAAAGATGCTTCTCCTCCACCACCAAGTGTTGAAAGTCAAGCACCGTCGGTGCCACCAAAAGATGCTCCTCCACTACCAAGTGTTGAAGGTCATGTACCATCTTTGCCACCAGCTAATTCTCCTCCATCACCAAGTGTTGAAGGTCGTGTACCGCCTACGCCACCAATTAAAGTTCCTCCACCACTAAGCATTGAAGTTCATGTACCTACTGCACCACCAAATAATGATCCTCCGCCACCAAGTGTTGAAGGCCATGTACGATCTATGCCACCGACTAATTCTCCTCCACCACCAAGTGTTGAAGGCCATGTACCGCCTATGCCACCAAAAACTGCTTCTCCACCACCAAGTACTGAACATGTACCGTCAGAGCCACCAAATAATGCTCCTGCACCACCAAGTGTTGAAAGTCAAGTACCGTCTTTGCCACCAAAAGATGCTTCTCCTCCACCACCAAGTGTTGAAAGTCAAGCACCGTCGGTGCCACCAAAAGATGCTCCTCCACTACCAAGTGTTGAAGGTCATGTACCATCTCTGCCACCAGCTAATTCTCGTCCACCACCAAGTGTTGAAGGTCATGTACCGCCCACACCACCAATTAATGTTCCTCCACCATTAAGCATTGAAGTTCATGCACCTACTGCACCACCAAATAATGCTCCTCCACCACCAAATGTTGAAGGTCATGTACCATCTATGCCACCAACTAATTCTCCTCCACCTGCAAGTGTTGAAGGCCATGTACCGCCTATGCCACCAAATAATGCTCCTCCACCACTAAGCATTGAAGTTCATGTACCTTCTGCACCACCAAATAATGCTCCACCGCCAAGTGTCGAAGGCCATGCACTGCCTATGCCACCAAATAATGCTCCTCCACCATTAAGTATTGAAGTTCATGTGCCGTCTGCACCACCAAATACTGCTCCTCCACCACCAAGTGTTGAAGGTCATGTACCGTCTATGCCGCCAACTAATGCTCATCCCCCGCCAATTGTTGAAGGTCATGTACCGTCTATGCCACCAACTGCTTCTCAAACAAAGGCACCAGTTAATAAGAGTCCTATCTCAGTGCCAGTTGCTCCAG TACCCGTTGAAACACCACCCGGGAATTTGCCACAAATTTCACCGGCCATCCATTCAAGTACACCAGAAACTTCACCATTTGCTCCTCAAAGACATGCGCCAGACAATAAGGCTCCCATACCAGAACCAATTGCTCCAG CAGTACCAGTTGCATCACCAACAAGCAATTTTCCACAAAACCCGCCATCCATTCACCCAGTTACACCTGGAGAATCTCCATCTACATTTCCTG ATCCTGAAGTCTCTCCTGCATCATCTGCTCCACCCAGCATCAACGGGAAAAGGAGTCATTTTCCAGTTCTTGCACCACCATATGAAGCTCCCAAGCCATCACTACCCGTGGGTCATACCCCAGCTGAAG CTCCTTCCGTCCGCAAACCTGTGGTTTCATCTCCTCCCCCGAGCATTAACTGGAAAAGGGGTCGAATACCAGTTGTTGCACCATCATACGACACTCCCAAACCATCACCACCCATGGGCCATACCCCAGCTAaag CTCCTGCTGTCCACAAACCTGTGAGACATTATAAACTTGCTCCTGCACCGTCTATTTCATCCCCTGAACCACCTTTTGATAAAGGGCAACATTCTCCTGCATCTTCACCTTCAATGACTTTCCATAAGAATCATCAAGCGCCATCATATCTGGTTTCTCCTCCCACTCCAGAACAGCCAG GCCCAGTGATGCCACCGGTATCATTTCAAACAGGCAGGCAAAGACACTATGCTCCGCCACCCCTAAATCCAG CGTCTTCAGTCTCTCCATCTCGTTTGCCTGATGCTCCATCAGTGAGCCATTTTTCGCCTGCTCCTTCTCCATCTTTAAAAGGACCAACTCACGAAACCAAAT TGCGCCCTAAGATTTCTCCATCTGGAGCTCCAGCAAAGAGCCCAAAAGGGGCACCACCGCTGCCACTAGTTCAAGTATTCCCACCACCACCTCCCAATCAAG ATTGTTCGTCAACTATTTGCACCGATCCATATACAAATACCCCTCCTGGGTCACCTTGTGGCTGTGTCTTGCCTCTGCAAGTTGGACTGCGACTTAGTGTCGCACTGTATACCTTCTTTCCCTTGGTTTCAGAGCTAGCCCAGGAAATTGCTGTCGGGGTTCTTATGCAACAAAGTCAGGTCCGCATTATTGGAGCCAATGCAGCTACCCAGCAACCAGACAAGACAGTTGCCCTCATTGACCTGGTTCCCCTCGGGCAAAAGTTCGATAACACCACAGCTTTTTTGACTTCCCAGAGATTTTGGCATAAAGAAGTTGTTATAAACGCATCATACTTTGGCGACTATGAAGTACTATTTGTGCGGTATCCAG GTTTACCCCCGTCTCCACCTTCTTTGGACATTGATGCAATGAATGCGGGGCCGTATCCTGGTAATGACAACAATGGAAGGACGACAAAGCCCCTCGGGGTTGACGTGCACAAGAGGAAGAATAAAAATGGTCTTAGTGGTGGGATAATTGCTATTATTGCTTTGTCTACCTTTGTAGCAGTTGCTTTATGCTCTGCTGCTGCTTGGGTTTTTCTGTTCAAACCTAGAGACCACTCTTCTCAACCAGCAGCAATTCCGCGGGCTACACTACCTTCTTCTGGAAAACCATCAG GTACTGCTGGGTCGATGATGGAAAGTAGGCACAGTTCCTTGTCGTTATCATTCGGATCCAGCAGTGCACCATATACAGGATCCGCTAATACTTTCAGTGCGAGTGATATTGAGAGAGCCACTAACAACTATGATGATTCAAGAGTACTTGGGGAAGGTGGCTTTGGGCGTGTTTATAGTGGCGTTCTTGAAGACGGGACCAAGATTGCCGTCAAAGTTCTAAAAAGAGATGATCATCATGGTGGTCGGGAGTTTTTGGCTGAAGTTGAGATGCTTAGTCGTCTTCATCATCGAAATTTGGTCAAGTTGATTGGCATATGCACAGAAGTGCATAGCCGCTCCTTGGTTTATGAGCTCATTCCTAATGGCAGTGTGGAATCTCATTTACATG GAATTGACAAGGTCAGTGCTCCGCTTAATTGGGTGCAACGCATGAAAATAGCACTTGGGGCTGCTAGGGGGCTGGCGTATCTACACGAGGATTCCAGCCCCCGTGTCATTCACAGGGATTTCAAAACCAGCAATATTTTGCTAGAAGATGATTTTACACCGAAAGTGTCCGACTTTGGTTTGGCGCGAACTGCCATGGATGAGGAAAACAGACACATATCAACACGGGTCATGGGAACTTTTGG GTATGTGGCTCCAGAATATGCAATGACTGGGCATCTTCTTGTCAAGAGTGATGTATACAGCTATGGGGTTGTCCTTCTCGAACTCTTAACTGGAAGAAAACCGGTAGACATGTCACAGCCACCTGGTGAAGAAAACCTAGTTGCATGGGCCCGGCCGCTTCTCACTAGTAAAGAAGGGTTGGAAGCAATCATAGATCCAAATGTAGGATCCGAGGTCCCATTTGAAAGTATCGCCAAAGTGGCAGCTATTGCTTCGATGTGTGTACAGCCAGAGGTATCACACCGCCCTTGTATGGGCGAGGTTGTCCAGGCCTTAAAACTGGTATGCAATGAGTTTGATGAGGCGAAAGAATTTGGTTCAAAGAGTTATAGCCAAGGCGATTTGTCCATTGATGTGGCTGATGACACAAATACTACCTCAGGACAGTTGCCAGATACTTTCCAAAACCAGTATTCCATGCTGACCTATGATTCTGACCTCGAGACAGAGCGGGAAGCATCATTGTCAAATATTTGTAGTACATCAATGAGCACGGGGAGGCAAGATACCGAATCATTCAGGAGGCACTCCAGTTCAGGTCCTTTGGGAACAGGAAGGAGTAAGCAGTTCTGGGAGAGACTTAGGAGATCATCCGGGGGCAGTGTGAGCGAGCACGGGTTTATGTTCAAATTATGGCAAGGCTCCCCCCATTGA